From a region of the Agromyces ramosus genome:
- a CDS encoding EamA family transporter produces MRFVVAVLLAAVCFGTTGTAQALGPEASAASVGSARIVIGGGALALVAVLLHFAGRRRDATGTSVAPASGVATRHPLPAWLLVALGAAGVLAYQPTFFAGTAANGVAAGTVVALGSAPVITGGLDWALQRRYPGHRWAVATAVATVGVAILAAASGAGAVDAAGGVGGSSPDPLGLLASLGAGASYAVYTLAAKALLDRGWTSTSSMGALFGTAAVVSVPVLAMTDASWLTTPEGLAMALWLGLVTTTLAYVLFGAGLAGLAPATVSTLTLAEPLTAGILGVALLGETLSAGSIAGLAVLAAGIVVLATAGTRRTPRPVAA; encoded by the coding sequence ATGCGTTTCGTGGTCGCCGTGCTCCTCGCCGCCGTGTGCTTCGGCACCACCGGCACGGCGCAGGCGCTCGGCCCCGAGGCGAGTGCCGCCTCGGTCGGCTCGGCACGCATCGTCATCGGCGGCGGTGCGCTTGCGCTCGTCGCCGTGCTCCTCCACTTCGCCGGGCGCCGGCGCGATGCGACCGGGACATCCGTCGCACCGGCGTCCGGCGTCGCCACGCGGCATCCGCTGCCGGCCTGGCTCCTCGTCGCCCTCGGCGCTGCCGGCGTGCTCGCGTACCAGCCGACCTTCTTCGCCGGCACCGCCGCGAATGGCGTGGCGGCGGGCACGGTTGTCGCCCTCGGGTCGGCGCCCGTGATCACCGGCGGCCTCGACTGGGCGCTGCAGCGGCGATATCCGGGTCACCGGTGGGCCGTCGCCACCGCGGTCGCAACCGTCGGGGTTGCGATCCTCGCGGCGGCGAGCGGTGCGGGCGCCGTGGACGCAGCGGGCGGCGTGGGTGGCTCGTCTCCCGACCCGCTCGGACTGCTCGCCTCGCTCGGCGCGGGCGCGTCGTACGCCGTCTACACGCTCGCGGCGAAGGCCCTGCTCGACCGCGGGTGGACTTCGACCAGCAGCATGGGCGCGCTCTTCGGCACGGCCGCCGTGGTGAGCGTGCCCGTGCTCGCGATGACGGATGCCTCGTGGCTCACCACTCCCGAGGGCCTCGCGATGGCGCTCTGGCTCGGCCTCGTCACCACGACGCTCGCGTATGTGCTCTTCGGTGCGGGGCTCGCGGGCCTCGCACCGGCCACGGTCTCGACCCTGACCCTGGCGGAGCCGCTCACCGCCGGGATCCTCGGCGTGGCGCTGCTCGGCGAGACACTCTCGGCCGGGTCGATCGCGGGACTCGCGGTGCTCGCGGCCGGCATCGTCGTGCTCGCGACCGCGGGGACGCGCCGCACCCCACGGCCCGTGGCCGCCTGA
- a CDS encoding zinc-dependent alcohol dehydrogenase family protein: protein MRAVLFNAFGETPELVEVPEPECPPRGAVIRVRATGVCRSDWHAWMGHDDTVSLPHVPGHEFAGEIAAIGSEVGADSGWGVGDRVTAPFICACGRCDECRSGNEQVCDEQSQPGFTHWGSFAEYVAIDEAELNLIRLPDSLGFVEAASLGCRFATAYRAIMSRSRLATGEQIAVHGCGGVGLSAIMIAVAAGVKVYGVDVSDGALAAAEKLGAVPVRGGEGAAERILEASGGGVDVSIDAFGSTETSFSSVRSLKKRGRHVQVGLMVGDSALAAMPMDAVIAGELEILGSHGMAAHEYPFMLSAVASGDFRPIELVGRRITLDQVPKALASMGKAGGAGSGMTVVEL, encoded by the coding sequence GTGCGCGCCGTGCTCTTCAACGCCTTCGGTGAGACACCCGAACTCGTGGAGGTGCCGGAGCCCGAGTGTCCGCCGCGCGGCGCCGTCATCCGGGTGCGGGCGACCGGGGTGTGCCGCAGCGACTGGCACGCCTGGATGGGTCACGACGACACCGTCTCGCTGCCGCACGTGCCTGGCCACGAGTTCGCCGGCGAGATCGCGGCGATCGGCTCCGAGGTGGGCGCCGACTCGGGCTGGGGCGTCGGCGATCGCGTCACCGCTCCGTTCATCTGCGCGTGCGGTCGCTGCGACGAGTGCCGCTCTGGCAACGAGCAGGTCTGCGACGAGCAGTCGCAGCCGGGCTTCACGCACTGGGGCTCGTTCGCCGAGTACGTGGCCATCGACGAGGCGGAGCTGAACCTCATCCGCCTGCCCGACTCGCTCGGGTTCGTCGAGGCTGCGTCGCTCGGCTGCCGCTTCGCGACGGCCTACCGCGCCATCATGTCGCGAAGCCGCCTGGCGACCGGTGAGCAGATCGCGGTGCACGGATGCGGCGGCGTCGGCCTCTCGGCGATCATGATCGCCGTCGCCGCCGGGGTGAAGGTCTACGGGGTCGACGTCTCCGACGGGGCGCTCGCAGCGGCCGAGAAGCTCGGCGCCGTCCCCGTGCGCGGCGGCGAGGGCGCGGCGGAGCGCATCCTCGAGGCATCCGGTGGCGGTGTGGATGTCTCGATCGACGCGTTCGGCAGCACCGAGACGTCGTTCTCCTCGGTGCGCAGCCTGAAGAAGCGCGGGCGGCACGTGCAGGTCGGCCTCATGGTCGGCGACTCGGCGCTCGCCGCGATGCCGATGGACGCGGTGATCGCGGGGGAGCTCGAGATTCTCGGCAGCCATGGCATGGCCGCGCACGAGTATCCCTTCATGCTGAGTGCGGTCGCCTCCGGCGACTTCCGGCCCATCGAGCTCGTCGGCCGTCGCATCACGCTCGACCAGGTGCCGAAGGCGCTCGCGTCGATGGGCAAGGCCGGTGGTGCGGGCTCCGGCATGACGGTCGTCGAGCTCTAG
- the ypfJ gene encoding KPN_02809 family neutral zinc metallopeptidase: MTFNPNANISGGKASKRGRNTGIAVGGGVGVLALFLLSQFLGVDLTGLVGGGQQPAASDSSLEQCRTGADANENVECRMKGASASLERYWAAESTELGFDYVGPNDLILFDQATTTGCGNASSATGPFYCPPDQTIYIDVSFYDELRGRFGSSGGPLAEMYVIAHEWGHHVQSVLGILESTQDGQTGPASNAVRVELQADCFAGAWTANASQVPDESGVPFLQPITEAQYRDALSAAASVGDDRIQEATQGQVDPHSFTHGTSEQRTAWFKVGYEQGADACDTLNIPAENL; this comes from the coding sequence ATGACGTTCAACCCGAACGCGAACATCAGTGGTGGCAAGGCATCCAAGCGCGGTCGCAACACCGGCATCGCCGTCGGCGGCGGTGTGGGCGTGCTCGCGCTCTTCCTGCTGTCGCAGTTCCTCGGCGTCGACCTGACCGGCCTCGTCGGCGGCGGGCAGCAGCCGGCCGCGAGCGACTCGTCGCTCGAGCAGTGTCGCACCGGTGCAGACGCGAACGAGAATGTCGAGTGCCGCATGAAGGGCGCCTCAGCCTCGCTCGAACGATACTGGGCGGCCGAGTCGACCGAACTCGGGTTCGACTACGTCGGCCCGAACGACCTCATCCTCTTCGACCAGGCCACGACCACCGGCTGCGGCAACGCCTCATCGGCCACGGGTCCGTTCTACTGCCCGCCCGACCAGACGATCTACATCGACGTGAGCTTCTACGATGAGCTGCGCGGACGGTTCGGCTCGTCGGGAGGCCCGCTCGCCGAGATGTACGTGATCGCGCACGAGTGGGGACATCACGTGCAGAGCGTGCTCGGCATCCTCGAGTCGACGCAGGACGGCCAGACGGGACCGGCGTCGAACGCCGTGCGGGTCGAACTGCAGGCCGACTGCTTCGCCGGCGCCTGGACGGCGAATGCGTCGCAGGTGCCCGACGAGAGCGGGGTGCCGTTCCTCCAACCGATCACCGAGGCGCAGTACCGCGATGCGCTGAGTGCAGCGGCATCGGTCGGCGACGACCGCATCCAGGAGGCCACCCAGGGCCAGGTCGACCCGCACTCGTTCACGCACGGAACGAGCGAGCAGCGCACCGCCTGGTTCAAGGTCGGGTACGAGCAGGGCGCCGACGCGTGCGACACCCTGAACATCCCGGCCGAGAACCTCTGA
- a CDS encoding ABC transporter permease, translating to MTTPTITSTTSLRDRRPNALREGWLIAGRDALHWVREPWGIIFGLAFNIMLILLFGFLFGGAIDVPGGGDYIAYLLPGMFALTMLFGLETTMTAMAEDAKRGITDRFRSLPIASASVALGRAIADLASSALSLAVLMLGGLLIGWRPTTGPAEIALAIVLLLWLRFAMLWLGIFLGLRFSGPGATTAVQVLVWPVGFLSTVFVSAETMPGWLGAIAEWNPVSATATAARELFGNPTGTTSGWLAENAVLAASVWPLVLTAVFLPLATAAYRRLRR from the coding sequence ATGACCACGCCCACGATCACCTCGACGACGAGCCTCCGCGATCGCCGGCCGAACGCCCTCCGCGAGGGATGGCTCATTGCGGGGCGCGACGCGCTGCACTGGGTGCGCGAGCCCTGGGGCATCATCTTCGGACTCGCGTTCAACATCATGCTGATCCTGCTGTTCGGCTTCCTGTTCGGCGGCGCGATCGACGTGCCCGGCGGGGGCGACTACATCGCCTACCTGCTCCCGGGCATGTTCGCGCTCACGATGCTGTTCGGACTCGAGACGACGATGACCGCGATGGCAGAGGACGCGAAGCGGGGCATCACCGACCGATTCCGTTCACTCCCCATCGCGAGCGCGTCCGTGGCCCTCGGCCGGGCGATCGCCGACCTCGCGTCGTCGGCGCTGAGCCTCGCCGTGCTGATGCTCGGCGGCCTGCTCATCGGCTGGCGCCCCACCACGGGCCCCGCCGAGATCGCGCTCGCCATCGTGCTGCTGCTCTGGCTCCGCTTCGCGATGCTCTGGCTCGGCATCTTCCTCGGCCTGCGATTCAGCGGCCCCGGGGCGACCACCGCCGTACAGGTGCTCGTGTGGCCGGTCGGGTTCCTCTCGACGGTCTTCGTCTCGGCCGAGACGATGCCCGGATGGCTCGGGGCCATCGCCGAGTGGAACCCCGTCTCCGCCACCGCGACGGCGGCGCGCGAGCTGTTCGGCAATCCCACGGGCACGACGAGTGGATGGCTCGCCGAGAACGCGGTGCTCGCGGCATCCGTCTGGCCGCTCGTGCTCACCGCGGTGTTCCTGCCGCTCGCGACCGCCG
- a CDS encoding alpha/beta fold hydrolase, which translates to MDVILIPGFWLDATSWQQVTPELEAAGHTVHALTLPGLESVDADRSGIGLRDHIAAVVAVVDSLPGRPVLVGHSGGGAIAHGVADARPDRIARVVYVDAGPLAEGDSINDELPTEGEEIPLPAWELFTDEDLVDLDEALRSAFRARAIPEPAGVAYDQMTLTDERRYDVPVTVIACEFPSALLTEWISAGSPFTRELAKVKNVEYVDLPTGHWPQFTKPVQLGQAIVAAIG; encoded by the coding sequence ATGGACGTCATCCTCATCCCCGGTTTCTGGCTCGACGCGACCTCGTGGCAGCAGGTGACACCCGAGCTCGAGGCGGCCGGGCACACCGTCCACGCACTGACCCTTCCCGGGCTCGAGTCGGTCGACGCCGACCGATCCGGCATCGGCCTGCGCGACCACATCGCCGCGGTGGTCGCCGTGGTCGACTCGCTGCCCGGCCGGCCCGTGCTCGTCGGCCACTCGGGTGGCGGCGCCATCGCCCACGGGGTGGCCGACGCTCGACCCGATCGCATTGCACGCGTCGTCTATGTCGACGCCGGGCCGCTCGCCGAGGGCGACTCCATCAACGACGAGCTTCCCACCGAGGGTGAAGAGATCCCGCTGCCCGCATGGGAGCTGTTCACCGACGAAGATCTCGTCGATCTCGACGAAGCACTGCGCTCGGCGTTCCGCGCCCGGGCGATCCCCGAGCCCGCCGGCGTGGCATACGACCAGATGACGCTCACCGACGAGCGACGCTACGACGTGCCGGTCACGGTCATCGCGTGCGAGTTCCCGAGTGCGCTGCTCACCGAGTGGATCTCAGCCGGCAGCCCGTTCACGCGAGAGCTCGCGAAGGTCAAGAACGTCGAGTACGTCGACCTGCCCACGGGTCACTGGCCGCAGTTCACGAAGCCTGTGCAGCTGGGCCAGGCGATCGTCGCCGCGATCGGCTGA
- a CDS encoding HPP family protein, translating into MAEPMSPARRKQLIVGLVMGVLVGVGISLWTGFWLWLAAGVAVGLAAGALMKPPAE; encoded by the coding sequence ATGGCTGAACCGATGTCCCCCGCACGACGCAAGCAACTGATCGTCGGTCTCGTCATGGGCGTGCTCGTGGGCGTCGGCATCAGCCTGTGGACCGGGTTCTGGTTGTGGCTGGCGGCGGGCGTCGCGGTGGGCCTCGCTGCGGGCGCCCTCATGAAGCCGCCGGCGGAGTAG
- a CDS encoding TetR/AcrR family transcriptional regulator, producing the protein MAGESTGRGEPDRTLRLLWRARLGELTGSRGPKQRSSVDEVVNAAIQLADEEGVDALSMRRIADRLGLKPMSVYTYVPGKAELIDLMVDQVAGEVELPPLEGSLRERLSGIARLQWQEYLRHPWLLSIDTSRPPLGPNVSDHWEWCLRAIDGLGLADLDMDRIITLLLGFVSGPARAYVDAERLRASTEESDVEWWDRNAPLLEQIMDGQRYPVSGRVGQAAGEAYQAPGNPADAFEFGLERVIDGITAYVATAAADRAD; encoded by the coding sequence ATGGCGGGAGAATCCACCGGGCGCGGCGAGCCCGATCGCACGCTCAGGCTCCTGTGGCGCGCGCGGCTCGGCGAGCTGACCGGTTCCCGCGGACCGAAGCAGCGCTCGAGCGTCGACGAAGTGGTGAACGCCGCGATCCAGCTCGCCGATGAAGAGGGCGTCGACGCCCTCTCGATGCGGCGCATCGCCGACCGGCTCGGCCTGAAGCCGATGTCGGTCTACACCTACGTGCCGGGCAAGGCCGAGCTCATCGACCTCATGGTCGACCAGGTGGCGGGCGAGGTGGAGCTGCCCCCGCTCGAGGGGTCGCTGCGCGAGCGGCTGTCGGGCATCGCCCGCCTGCAGTGGCAGGAGTACCTGCGGCATCCGTGGCTGCTCTCGATCGACACGAGCAGGCCGCCCCTCGGGCCGAACGTCTCCGATCACTGGGAGTGGTGTCTGCGCGCGATCGACGGCCTCGGGCTCGCCGACCTCGACATGGATCGCATCATCACGCTCCTGCTCGGCTTCGTGTCGGGTCCGGCGCGCGCCTACGTCGACGCCGAGCGGTTGCGAGCCTCCACCGAGGAGTCCGACGTCGAGTGGTGGGATCGAAACGCCCCGCTCCTCGAGCAGATCATGGACGGCCAGCGGTACCCCGTCTCGGGCCGCGTGGGCCAGGCCGCCGGCGAGGCGTATCAGGCGCCGGGCAATCCCGCCGATGCCTTCGAGTTCGGGCTCGAACGCGTCATCGACGGCATCACGGCGTACGTCGCCACCGCGGCTGCCGATCGCGCCGACTGA
- a CDS encoding malate dehydrogenase: MAAKKPITVTLTGAGGQIGYALLFRIASGAMLGPDAPMRLNLLEIPQGVRAAEGAALELQDSAFPLLSHVEVYDDPKAAFAGANVALLVGARPRTAGMERGDLLAANGGIFGPQGEAINAGAADDVRVVVVGNPANTNALIAAAHAPDVPSDRFTALTRLDHNRALGQLAMAVDTPVGDLRGVTIWGNHSATQFPDVAHATAAGDPVPALLAARFGGVDGAREWLVDDFIPRVAKRGAEIIEVRGSSSVASAASATIDHVRDWVAGTPEGWTSAAVVSDGSYGVPEGLVCSFPVESTGGAWHIRQGLEVDAFAAERIAASVAELEEEREAVRALGLL; encoded by the coding sequence ATGGCCGCGAAGAAGCCGATCACCGTCACGCTCACGGGCGCCGGCGGCCAGATCGGATACGCCCTCCTGTTCCGCATCGCCTCGGGCGCCATGCTCGGGCCCGACGCGCCGATGCGTCTGAACCTGCTCGAGATCCCACAGGGCGTTCGCGCCGCCGAGGGTGCGGCGCTCGAGCTGCAGGACTCCGCATTCCCGCTGCTCTCGCACGTCGAGGTCTACGACGATCCGAAGGCCGCCTTCGCCGGGGCGAACGTCGCGCTGCTCGTCGGCGCGCGGCCCCGCACGGCGGGCATGGAGCGCGGCGATCTGCTCGCCGCGAACGGCGGCATCTTCGGCCCGCAGGGCGAGGCCATCAACGCGGGCGCCGCCGACGACGTCCGCGTCGTCGTGGTCGGCAACCCGGCGAACACGAACGCGCTCATCGCGGCTGCGCACGCTCCGGATGTCCCGTCCGATCGATTCACCGCGCTCACCCGCCTCGACCACAACCGAGCGCTCGGGCAGCTGGCCATGGCGGTCGACACCCCCGTGGGCGACCTCCGCGGCGTCACGATCTGGGGCAACCACTCGGCGACGCAGTTCCCCGACGTCGCGCACGCCACGGCGGCCGGTGACCCCGTGCCCGCGCTGCTCGCGGCGCGCTTCGGCGGCGTCGACGGCGCGCGCGAATGGCTCGTCGACGACTTCATCCCTCGGGTCGCCAAGCGTGGCGCCGAGATCATCGAGGTCCGCGGGTCGTCCTCGGTCGCCTCGGCGGCGAGCGCGACGATCGACCACGTGCGCGACTGGGTCGCCGGAACACCCGAGGGCTGGACCAGCGCCGCGGTCGTCTCCGACGGCTCGTATGGCGTGCCGGAGGGGCTCGTCTGCTCATTCCCGGTCGAGTCGACCGGTGGCGCCTGGCACATCAGGCAGGGGCTCGAGGTCGATGCGTTCGCCGCGGAACGCATTGCGGCGTCCGTCGCCGAGCTCGAGGAGGAGCGCGAAGCGGTTCGCGCACTCGGCCTGCTGTGA
- a CDS encoding ATP-binding cassette domain-containing protein — MHGLLGPNGAGKTTAVRCLTTLTAIDDGSAMIDGIDVRRHPAAVRERIGLVGQFHAVDEALTATQNLVLFARLSGLSKSSARRRAGELIEAFELTDAADRAVSGFSGGMRRRLDIAASLVLTPAILFLDEPTTGLDPRGRATVWQAVREIAAAGTTVLLTTQYLDEADQLADRISVMEHGRVIAEGTPAMLKRRLGGDRVDAVIADAAQLSEAARVIGRAARAEASADHDTRTITVEVPDGAKALAPIVRELDAAGINVDDLALRRPSLDEVFLHLTGRATAEAATSVATTEPIGAPTGQTEPTAPTAPQEAR, encoded by the coding sequence GTGCACGGTCTCCTCGGCCCGAACGGCGCCGGCAAGACCACCGCCGTCCGCTGCCTCACCACCCTCACGGCGATCGACGACGGCAGCGCGATGATCGACGGCATCGATGTGCGCCGCCACCCGGCCGCCGTTCGCGAGCGCATCGGCCTCGTCGGCCAGTTCCACGCCGTCGACGAGGCCCTGACCGCCACGCAGAACCTCGTGCTCTTCGCTCGCCTCAGCGGACTGTCGAAGTCGAGCGCGCGGCGCCGGGCAGGTGAGCTCATCGAGGCATTCGAGCTCACGGATGCCGCCGACCGCGCTGTCTCCGGATTCTCGGGTGGCATGCGGCGGCGCCTCGACATCGCCGCGAGCCTCGTGCTCACGCCGGCCATCCTGTTCCTCGACGAGCCGACCACCGGCCTCGACCCGCGCGGGCGCGCCACCGTCTGGCAGGCCGTGCGCGAGATCGCCGCCGCCGGCACGACCGTGCTGCTCACCACCCAATACCTCGACGAGGCCGACCAGCTCGCCGACCGCATCTCGGTCATGGAGCACGGCCGTGTCATCGCCGAGGGTACCCCCGCCATGCTGAAGCGCCGGCTCGGCGGCGACCGGGTCGACGCGGTCATCGCCGATGCAGCGCAGCTCTCCGAGGCCGCACGGGTCATCGGGCGGGCGGCGCGCGCCGAGGCATCCGCCGATCACGACACCCGCACGATCACCGTCGAGGTGCCCGACGGCGCGAAGGCGCTCGCGCCGATCGTGCGCGAGCTCGATGCCGCCGGCATCAACGTCGACGACTTGGCCCTGCGGCGCCCGTCGCTCGACGAGGTGTTCCTGCACCTCACCGGGCGGGCGACAGCGGAGGCTGCAACCTCCGTCGCAACGACCGAGCCCATCGGCGCACCAACCGGCCAGACCGAACCCACGGCACCCACCGCACCACAGGAGGCACGATGA